One window of Aggregicoccus sp. 17bor-14 genomic DNA carries:
- a CDS encoding tetratricopeptide repeat protein, whose protein sequence is MSAAALLLATVLSQSYYTPTEAQALFSQANEAYSREDYASARSDYEKLLAHGYGGADVLYNLGTTALAQGDVGHAVLALERAERAGGRSDDVEAQLALARSRQLDKVVGSMAEDDFLPRLVAATDGRAVSIIFLSAWLLGFALIALYRGVRPRSRTAVALAAAVVLLAAVPAGLLLAAHAWVHHGVREAVVLAPTLQARVLPQPQARVAFEVHAGLKVRLLQRAGSYVQLRLPNGLEGWAPVDGVEAL, encoded by the coding sequence ATGAGCGCCGCCGCCCTGCTGCTCGCCACCGTGCTCTCGCAGAGCTACTACACCCCTACCGAGGCCCAGGCCCTCTTCTCCCAGGCGAACGAGGCCTACTCGCGCGAGGACTACGCCTCCGCGCGAAGCGACTACGAGAAGCTGCTCGCGCACGGCTACGGCGGCGCGGACGTGCTCTACAACCTGGGCACCACCGCGCTCGCACAGGGGGACGTCGGACACGCCGTGCTCGCGCTCGAGCGCGCCGAGCGCGCGGGCGGCCGCAGCGACGACGTGGAGGCGCAGCTCGCGCTCGCCCGCTCGCGCCAGCTCGACAAGGTGGTGGGCTCCATGGCCGAGGATGACTTCCTGCCGCGCCTCGTGGCCGCCACGGACGGGCGGGCGGTGAGCATCATCTTCCTCTCCGCCTGGCTGCTGGGCTTCGCGCTCATCGCGCTCTACCGCGGGGTGCGCCCGCGCAGCCGCACCGCCGTCGCGCTCGCCGCGGCCGTGGTGCTGCTCGCGGCGGTGCCCGCGGGGCTGCTGCTTGCCGCGCACGCCTGGGTGCACCACGGCGTGCGCGAGGCCGTGGTGCTCGCCCCCACGTTGCAGGCGCGAGTCCTCCCCCAGCCCCAGGCCCGCGTCGCCTTCGAGGTGCACGCCGGGCTCAAGGTGCGGCTGCTGCAGCGCGCAGGCAGCTACGTGCAGCTGC